The Hymenobacter baengnokdamensis genome includes a region encoding these proteins:
- a CDS encoding formyltransferase family protein: MSPSKVTLYLMTEKGYRVLEHIVRHLDTSLIAQVVSARDKNLARDYYDEIVALCHEAGIACISRLAARPVASSLALAISWRWLINEPNSTLVVLHDSLLPRYRGFAPLVNYLINGEPEIGVTALYADRDFDRGDIIAQARRSVVYPLTIATAIETVSECYIELVSQLWQSMAAAGRLAAEPQKETLATYSLWRDDEDYRLDWQLDASRLRRTVDALGWPYKGAAVLLDGVLLRVLRVEELPDVIIENRAPGKVLFSDAQGPVVVCGHGLLRLLEVVTEQGQSALPLPKFRVRFC, translated from the coding sequence ATGAGCCCAAGCAAGGTTACACTGTATTTGATGACAGAGAAGGGATATCGGGTGCTTGAGCACATTGTGAGGCACCTCGATACTTCTTTGATTGCCCAAGTGGTAAGCGCCCGCGACAAGAATCTGGCTCGCGATTACTACGATGAAATCGTAGCCCTGTGCCACGAGGCAGGTATTGCCTGCATTAGCCGGCTGGCGGCCCGGCCGGTAGCATCTTCTCTGGCACTTGCTATTTCTTGGCGCTGGCTTATTAACGAACCAAACAGTACGCTGGTGGTGTTGCACGATAGCCTGCTACCCCGATATAGAGGGTTTGCTCCACTGGTTAACTACCTCATCAATGGCGAGCCGGAGATTGGCGTGACCGCCCTCTATGCTGACCGAGATTTTGACCGTGGTGATATAATAGCGCAGGCACGCCGGTCGGTAGTGTACCCACTAACTATCGCAACCGCTATAGAAACAGTGTCAGAGTGCTATATTGAACTAGTGTCACAGCTATGGCAAAGTATGGCAGCAGCCGGCCGCCTCGCTGCAGAGCCGCAGAAAGAGACCCTAGCCACTTACAGCCTTTGGCGCGACGACGAAGATTATCGCCTCGACTGGCAACTCGATGCTTCCCGCCTGCGTCGCACCGTGGACGCACTAGGTTGGCCTTACAAGGGTGCAGCCGTGCTATTGGACGGCGTGCTACTACGGGTGTTGCGAGTTGAAGAACTACCCGATGTAATCATCGAAAACCGCGCTCCTGGCAAGGTATTGTTTAGCGACGCACAGGGCCCGGTGGTGGTGTGTGGCCACGGGTTATTGCGCTTGCTGGAGGTGGTGACCGAGCAGGGACAGTCTGCACTGCCACTACCAAAGTTCCGAGTGCGCTTCTGCTAG
- a CDS encoding glycosyltransferase family 4 protein — protein sequence MRVLFLVPYPTGQAPSQRFRFEQYLDSLQSHGHTYRLAPFLNEATWRILYKPGQAKRKALGILAGFGRRLAVLLAAPAYDYVFIHREAAPLGPPIAEWLLAKVLRKRIVYDFDDAIWLANTSEANRIAAGLKWHHKVDSICHWAYKNSCGNAYLAAYARQFNSSVVINPTTIDTVHLHNQVRNQLAPGPLVIGWTGTHSTLKYLVPLVPVLAQLEAEGLDFEFHVISNQPPEFSQPLRCLRFIPWQKATEIPDLLTFHVGLMPLEDDKWAQGKCAFKALQYMALGIPALVSPVGMNTEVVTDGHNGYICREPAEWHQRLRQLLTDGLHRQQLGQAARITIEQRYSVIANTPNFLALFS from the coding sequence ATGCGCGTCTTATTTCTCGTCCCCTATCCTACGGGCCAGGCACCTTCCCAGCGCTTCCGTTTTGAGCAGTACTTGGATAGTTTGCAGAGCCATGGCCACACGTACCGGCTGGCTCCATTTTTAAACGAGGCTACTTGGCGGATTTTGTACAAGCCGGGACAAGCAAAGCGTAAGGCATTGGGTATTCTGGCGGGCTTTGGCCGTCGGCTGGCTGTACTACTGGCCGCGCCGGCTTACGATTACGTATTTATTCACCGTGAGGCCGCACCTCTGGGACCTCCTATAGCAGAATGGCTGCTAGCCAAGGTCTTGCGTAAGCGAATTGTTTACGATTTCGACGACGCTATTTGGTTGGCTAATACTTCTGAGGCTAATCGGATAGCGGCTGGCCTTAAGTGGCACCATAAAGTGGATAGCATCTGCCACTGGGCCTATAAAAACAGCTGTGGCAATGCTTACTTAGCTGCCTACGCCCGGCAGTTTAACTCCAGTGTGGTGATAAATCCTACCACTATCGATACGGTGCATTTGCACAATCAGGTCCGTAACCAACTAGCGCCCGGGCCGCTGGTTATCGGTTGGACGGGTACGCATTCTACCCTTAAATATCTGGTGCCGCTAGTGCCCGTGTTGGCCCAATTGGAAGCGGAAGGTCTTGATTTTGAGTTTCACGTTATTTCCAACCAACCGCCTGAGTTCAGCCAGCCTCTGCGCTGCCTGCGATTCATTCCTTGGCAGAAAGCAACTGAAATCCCTGATTTACTGACTTTTCACGTGGGCCTTATGCCGCTGGAAGACGACAAGTGGGCTCAGGGGAAATGTGCTTTCAAAGCGTTGCAATACATGGCGCTGGGTATACCTGCTCTGGTATCTCCGGTAGGTATGAATACTGAGGTAGTGACCGATGGACATAATGGTTATATATGTCGCGAGCCAGCTGAGTGGCACCAGCGCTTAAGGCAGCTACTGACCGATGGCTTGCACCGGCAGCAATTGGGGCAAGCTGCCAGGATTACAATCGAACAACGGTATTCAGTGATAGCTAACACACCAAACTTTTTGGCCTTATTTTCTTGA
- a CDS encoding DUF6056 family protein, with translation MERSTEVASGSTTLYKVFFLTLALVSVLPFLVLSFYSHPVADDYVFSGFYKRIGWLAFQKVFYLNWQGLYTTNAVMCSPLNPVAHDRFDLYWIPCWLGIGSIVASLWLLMRYLTRDRLATLVITSAVLFAYLYQTPSPAEGLFWLNANWAYQMSISIGLLLILVLLQAFQNKQVSLGYWVAAAILTIILIGTNFIAAMLTAFAIGVGMLLNLRNKNTRLWWMALLLIACVALAIVVLAPGNTVRIKTEAASSATAALTNQARTASKLITGVVRGTLFLVYSLVNWLGNGVILALSVVLAPILSAVSKNTEAPLTIFFKKRFVPLLAGGVMVMLPFFPTYLAEGVPPAGRVTNVIYFVFIMVWLSMLYAAVTWWRRVASTSHRQPAYITFAMATFLVIALLTDSNYSLAYSNKGQSSNNIALAYKDWLSGAAKQFDAQHKKRYQLMMVPGHEGVVLDSLTAVPRTIYLDDLHPDSTHWANRAYAKFFGKAYVRVNRRGK, from the coding sequence ATGGAACGTTCGACTGAAGTTGCTTCTGGTAGTACTACACTCTACAAAGTGTTTTTTTTAACGCTGGCCCTAGTAAGTGTCCTTCCTTTTTTAGTTCTATCATTTTATAGTCATCCGGTGGCGGATGATTACGTTTTTTCCGGCTTTTACAAGCGGATTGGCTGGCTGGCCTTTCAAAAGGTGTTTTATCTTAATTGGCAGGGTTTATATACTACCAATGCCGTGATGTGCAGCCCTTTGAATCCGGTTGCACACGATAGATTTGACCTATACTGGATACCCTGTTGGTTAGGTATAGGGAGTATAGTTGCCAGCCTATGGCTACTGATGCGGTATCTAACGAGAGATAGGCTGGCAACGCTGGTAATTACATCGGCTGTTCTGTTTGCCTACTTATATCAAACCCCTAGTCCGGCAGAAGGACTATTTTGGCTGAATGCTAACTGGGCTTACCAGATGAGCATAAGTATTGGCTTATTATTAATATTGGTACTGCTGCAAGCCTTTCAGAACAAACAGGTAAGCCTAGGCTATTGGGTAGCTGCAGCCATACTGACCATAATACTAATAGGCACCAATTTTATTGCCGCGATGCTCACCGCATTTGCAATAGGAGTAGGTATGCTCCTTAACCTGCGTAATAAAAATACCCGCTTGTGGTGGATGGCCCTGTTGCTGATAGCTTGTGTTGCGCTGGCGATAGTTGTCTTAGCTCCGGGCAATACTGTGCGAATAAAGACGGAAGCTGCGTCGAGTGCTACAGCGGCTTTGACCAACCAAGCAAGGACTGCCTCAAAGCTCATTACTGGGGTTGTACGAGGTACTTTGTTTCTGGTATATAGTTTGGTAAACTGGCTGGGTAACGGTGTGATTTTAGCACTCTCTGTAGTGTTAGCACCTATACTGTCTGCGGTTAGCAAGAATACGGAGGCCCCCCTGACCATCTTTTTTAAAAAGCGGTTTGTACCCTTGCTGGCGGGCGGAGTAATGGTAATGTTGCCTTTTTTTCCGACGTACTTGGCAGAAGGTGTGCCACCCGCAGGGCGGGTTACCAACGTAATTTACTTCGTTTTTATCATGGTCTGGCTATCTATGCTTTACGCGGCTGTTACGTGGTGGCGGCGCGTAGCTTCCACTTCTCATCGGCAGCCGGCTTATATAACTTTTGCAATGGCTACCTTCCTAGTGATAGCCTTACTCACCGACTCCAACTACTCGCTTGCATATAGTAATAAAGGGCAAAGCTCCAATAATATAGCACTAGCTTATAAGGATTGGCTGAGTGGAGCGGCTAAGCAGTTCGATGCGCAACATAAGAAGCGCTACCAACTTATGATGGTGCCTGGACACGAGGGAGTAGTGTTGGACTCCCTGACAGCAGTACCCAGAACTATTTATCTGGATGACTTGCACCCAGATTCGACTCATTGGGCAAATAGAGCCTATGCCAAGTTTTTTGGCAAAGCTTACGTGAGAGTGAACAGAAGAGGTAAATAA
- a CDS encoding glycosyltransferase family 2 protein — protein MQIKPMDDNPDGEIYLSIVSPVYRADKLVGELVSRIKAAVEPLNRPFEIILVDDRSPDNSWEAIVQQAQDERVRGFRLSRNFGQHRAITAGLEQCRGQWIVVMDCDLQDQPEEIPALYQQAQKGYDLVFARRVERQDSWLKRAGSRAFYRVLSYLTETKQDPTIANFGIYHRKVIDAVLAMRENIRYFPTMVRWVGFRAGGLAVAHAERPEGTSSYNLRRLLNLALDIILAYSDKPLRLTVKIGLLISVSAFLMVFLTLVRYFLGYIWEPGYASLIISIWFFAGLLLSVLGMVGLYIGKTFEQVKNRPIYLLDQVTASGAPQPYTGRININL, from the coding sequence ATGCAGATAAAACCAATGGACGATAATCCGGACGGAGAAATTTACTTATCCATCGTGAGTCCGGTATACAGGGCTGATAAGCTGGTAGGGGAGTTGGTGAGCCGCATAAAAGCAGCGGTGGAGCCACTGAACAGGCCCTTCGAGATTATTCTTGTTGATGACCGAAGCCCTGATAACTCGTGGGAGGCTATTGTGCAGCAGGCTCAAGACGAGCGGGTACGTGGCTTCAGGTTGTCTCGTAACTTTGGGCAGCACCGCGCCATCACCGCAGGCCTGGAGCAATGCCGCGGTCAATGGATTGTCGTGATGGACTGTGATTTGCAGGACCAGCCAGAAGAAATTCCGGCGCTTTATCAGCAGGCACAGAAGGGGTATGACTTGGTATTTGCGCGCCGGGTTGAGCGGCAGGATTCGTGGCTGAAACGGGCGGGTTCCCGTGCTTTTTACCGCGTCCTGTCTTACCTCACCGAAACCAAACAAGACCCGACTATCGCCAACTTTGGTATCTATCATCGCAAAGTGATTGATGCAGTGCTGGCCATGCGCGAAAATATCAGGTATTTCCCTACCATGGTGCGCTGGGTGGGCTTCCGGGCTGGTGGGCTGGCTGTAGCTCACGCCGAACGTCCTGAAGGCACGAGTAGCTATAACCTGCGCCGTTTGCTCAACTTGGCTCTTGACATCATTCTGGCGTATTCCGATAAGCCGTTGCGGCTGACGGTCAAGATAGGCCTCCTGATTTCGGTCAGTGCCTTTTTGATGGTCTTCCTCACCTTAGTCCGATATTTCCTGGGTTATATATGGGAGCCAGGCTACGCCAGTCTTATCATTTCTATTTGGTTTTTCGCGGGGTTACTTTTGTCAGTGTTAGGAATGGTAGGTCTTTATATCGGTAAAACGTTTGAACAAGTAAAGAATCGGCCTATTTATCTGCTTGATCAAGTGACGGCATCCGGCGCGCCGCAACCCTATACGGGCAGGATAAATATCAATTTATAG
- a CDS encoding acyltransferase family protein produces the protein MSELLTANGQAVHKRYLPGLDSLRAIAALSVCLFHFTNGALPKAIVPVVKQTFSKGALGVDIFFVISGFIIPYSLLGKNYQLSGFLVYIKKRIIRINPPAYVAIILVLAQWFIIDQFIRHTTSYTSGLSAGQIISNLLFVVPFTSYKWVIGVFWTLAIEFEFYLFIGILFSFLFERRHIGFFIGCYLLVNALQYVVPVLAVGSFCQYSTIFALGGATLLWQQKRLTLLLYAGCLLLFSGLAYWQLGAYVAGTALATAIVINLMNVNIPGLGFIGKISYSFYLLHVFIGNTSEFILVKLIAPTSDAHKLLILALSLIAAVTGAYIFYRLVEQPFMRLASRQH, from the coding sequence GTGTCTGAATTACTAACTGCTAATGGGCAGGCCGTGCATAAACGTTACCTACCTGGGCTCGATAGTCTGCGGGCTATAGCGGCGTTAAGTGTCTGTTTGTTTCATTTTACCAATGGCGCGCTCCCTAAAGCAATTGTGCCGGTAGTGAAACAGACATTTTCAAAAGGGGCATTAGGAGTAGATATATTTTTTGTGATATCGGGCTTTATTATTCCCTATAGTCTGTTAGGTAAAAACTATCAATTAAGTGGGTTTTTAGTATACATTAAAAAGCGTATTATTCGGATAAATCCTCCGGCTTATGTAGCTATTATTCTAGTGCTGGCTCAATGGTTTATTATCGACCAATTTATCCGGCATACTACCTCTTATACAAGCGGCCTGAGTGCTGGGCAAATTATCAGTAATCTGCTGTTTGTGGTGCCATTTACTTCCTACAAATGGGTTATCGGGGTTTTCTGGACGCTAGCTATTGAGTTCGAGTTTTACCTGTTTATCGGAATTTTATTTAGCTTCTTATTTGAGCGTCGCCATATCGGCTTTTTTATCGGATGTTACTTGCTAGTTAATGCCTTGCAGTACGTGGTGCCTGTATTAGCAGTAGGAAGCTTTTGCCAGTACAGCACCATATTTGCGTTGGGTGGGGCTACCTTGCTGTGGCAGCAAAAGCGGCTAACTCTGCTTTTGTATGCAGGCTGCCTACTATTGTTTTCGGGGCTTGCCTATTGGCAACTAGGAGCTTATGTAGCCGGTACAGCACTAGCTACCGCAATAGTTATTAATTTAATGAATGTTAATATTCCAGGGTTAGGGTTTATTGGAAAAATATCCTATTCATTTTACTTACTGCATGTTTTCATCGGCAATACCAGCGAATTTATTCTGGTAAAGTTAATCGCTCCTACTTCCGACGCGCACAAGCTTCTTATTCTGGCGCTTTCGCTAATAGCTGCCGTAACGGGGGCTTACATTTTTTACCGCTTGGTTGAGCAGCCATTCATGCGTTTGGCATCGCGCCAGCATTAA
- a CDS encoding glycosyltransferase, with protein MLTSAAARPHLLMIIPNRGLGGAQRAFHDHGVALREFYDVTEVIFNEDEPDLYPSGNAVRSLGVPGGGGPVAKLKNFYARVAKLQALKRELNCDVAISHLEGADYVNLLSKGREKVILLIQGSKVHDGEIKGGLGWLRKRLLMPWLYHRADRVVTVSRDIIPEMTEAFGVPAERLMAINNSFEVEQVRERSQEPLAPAIQTAIYDTGPVLVTSGRLAVQKNQAPLLEVFAILLKQQPAKLVFIGDGELRDELSEQARALGLRTWLAWENAPLAADYQVYFVGLQSNPFQFIRPAQIFVFPSAWEGFPLALGEAMTCGVACVTADCPTGPREMLAPDSSIPTKPIRQAEWTPYGVLMPMLTSAATLAADQAVWVATLAQLLGDTAEQARLGQQAYERALDFSHANTFRRWRQLIDATLASK; from the coding sequence ATGCTAACTTCTGCTGCAGCCCGCCCGCATCTGCTGATGATAATCCCAAATCGGGGTCTGGGTGGAGCCCAACGAGCATTTCACGACCACGGAGTAGCCTTGCGGGAGTTTTACGACGTAACGGAAGTCATTTTTAATGAAGATGAACCTGACCTTTACCCAAGTGGCAATGCTGTGCGGAGTTTGGGAGTACCTGGCGGTGGCGGCCCGGTAGCTAAGTTAAAGAACTTTTATGCGCGGGTAGCCAAGCTACAGGCCTTGAAGCGCGAATTAAACTGCGATGTGGCTATAAGTCACCTGGAGGGTGCTGATTACGTCAACCTGCTCAGTAAGGGCCGAGAAAAAGTCATTCTACTCATCCAAGGATCTAAAGTCCATGATGGTGAAATTAAAGGCGGGTTGGGCTGGTTGCGTAAGCGCTTACTGATGCCCTGGCTTTACCACCGGGCCGACCGCGTAGTAACGGTTAGCCGCGACATTATCCCGGAGATGACAGAAGCGTTTGGCGTGCCAGCCGAGCGGCTTATGGCCATTAACAACTCGTTTGAAGTAGAGCAGGTGCGGGAGCGCAGCCAAGAACCACTGGCCCCAGCTATACAAACTGCTATCTATGATACGGGGCCAGTGCTGGTCACTTCAGGACGGCTGGCTGTTCAAAAAAACCAGGCTCCGCTGCTCGAAGTTTTTGCCATTTTGCTAAAGCAGCAGCCTGCAAAGCTGGTATTCATTGGCGATGGAGAGTTGCGTGACGAGTTGAGCGAACAGGCGCGCGCACTGGGCTTACGTACTTGGCTGGCCTGGGAAAATGCCCCCCTGGCAGCCGATTATCAGGTATACTTCGTAGGCTTGCAAAGTAACCCTTTTCAATTTATCCGGCCCGCCCAAATATTCGTTTTCCCCTCTGCCTGGGAAGGGTTTCCGCTAGCATTGGGAGAAGCTATGACCTGTGGCGTAGCCTGCGTAACGGCGGACTGCCCCACTGGCCCTCGCGAAATGCTGGCTCCTGACTCATCTATTCCAACCAAACCCATCCGGCAGGCAGAGTGGACACCCTATGGCGTGCTGATGCCCATGCTCACCAGTGCGGCTACCCTAGCCGCCGACCAGGCGGTATGGGTAGCCACCCTAGCGCAGCTACTCGGCGATACGGCCGAGCAGGCCCGGCTAGGGCAGCAGGCTTACGAGCGAGCCCTCGATTTTTCGCATGCCAATACCTTTCGGCGCTGGCGTCAACTCATTGATGCTACTCTAGCGAGTAAGTAG
- a CDS encoding acyltransferase family protein, which translates to MQPAAPEPVAMQSPRRIYFPNLDGLRFLAFFAVFLFHSFYTAEPAILGNGTYQWVRGLTRSGDLGVNFFFVLSGFLITYLLLSERELTGRIAIGAFYVRRILRIWPLYFVVVLLGFFILPIARAKFGQHVIHETARLEYYVLFLANFSDIYYGSQTPALTVLWSVCVEEQFYLVWPLLIAAVPSRYLGWLFSAVLVGNLLFRAGHQTEHLVLGLHTLSVIGDMALGGLVAWMCFRDKRLTTAVAGLPRWGIGLGYVLGVVILLGRNRLSIMLPSYVVFDRLVLAIFFAFVLLEQNYARHSFVKMAKMRWLSYWGTYTYGLYCLHFMTLLAAYQLLHRLGLNKTVTGVLLGDNAVGLTLAMLLSWVSFTYYEKPFLKLKNRFAFIKTH; encoded by the coding sequence ATGCAACCTGCTGCTCCAGAACCCGTCGCGATGCAGTCCCCCCGCCGCATCTACTTCCCGAACCTGGATGGCCTCCGCTTCCTGGCTTTCTTTGCCGTATTTCTATTTCACTCCTTTTACACTGCTGAACCTGCTATCTTGGGCAATGGGACATACCAGTGGGTGCGGGGTCTGACCCGCTCGGGAGACTTAGGGGTGAATTTTTTCTTCGTACTCAGTGGCTTTCTTATTACGTATCTACTGCTAAGTGAACGAGAATTGACCGGCCGTATTGCAATAGGAGCCTTCTACGTGCGACGAATTTTACGCATCTGGCCCCTCTACTTTGTGGTGGTGCTCCTAGGGTTTTTTATACTACCTATTGCGCGGGCCAAGTTCGGGCAGCACGTTATTCATGAAACGGCCCGGCTAGAATACTACGTACTGTTTCTGGCTAATTTTAGCGATATCTACTATGGCAGCCAGACACCTGCGCTTACTGTACTGTGGTCGGTATGCGTAGAAGAGCAGTTTTACCTTGTGTGGCCCCTGTTGATAGCCGCCGTGCCCAGCCGGTACCTCGGTTGGTTGTTTAGTGCTGTGCTGGTGGGTAACCTACTGTTCCGGGCCGGACATCAAACTGAGCATTTGGTGCTAGGGCTGCATACACTTAGCGTTATCGGCGATATGGCTTTGGGGGGCCTAGTGGCTTGGATGTGCTTTCGTGACAAACGGCTAACTACAGCAGTGGCAGGTTTGCCGCGTTGGGGTATAGGGTTAGGATATGTGCTGGGAGTTGTTATACTACTCGGGCGTAATCGATTGAGTATAATGCTGCCGAGCTACGTTGTGTTCGACCGACTGGTGCTTGCAATTTTCTTTGCTTTCGTACTACTGGAACAGAACTACGCTCGCCATTCTTTCGTGAAAATGGCGAAAATGCGTTGGCTAAGCTACTGGGGGACCTATACTTATGGTCTATATTGCCTACACTTTATGACCTTGCTGGCGGCCTACCAGTTGTTGCATCGCTTGGGGCTGAACAAGACCGTGACAGGCGTGCTGCTTGGCGACAATGCCGTGGGCCTGACCCTAGCTATGCTGCTGAGTTGGGTGAGTTTTACGTACTATGAAAAACCCTTTTTAAAGCTGAAAAACCGCTTTGCCTTCATCAAAACCCACTGA
- a CDS encoding glycosyltransferase family 4 protein: MLPTGSTARSVLEADGYVVYELPFVEISRRKADLLRYGPMLLLNGWRLYQLAQHTGASIIHLNDFYNLTGYVARLLSLGRLQVITHVRFLPQSLVQPLARTWRWLSNRFAYRTVCVSQAVGRYFAGSTTALVIYDPLPGPEYHPIPTHPPRSDGTIQLLYLSNYIQGKGQDLALAAFRQAYVRNPRLRLHFVGGDMGLEKNRQFRQQLEAAVQRQGLTAVVHFEGFATDVEAAIKTADIVLNFSESESFSLTCLDALFYGTPLIATDCGGPAELFEHEQSGLLVPNRDVSAMTAAIVWLADDASLRAEFAVAGRQYVREKFAPIHTYQLLQACYQNAESAVIT; encoded by the coding sequence GTGTTGCCGACTGGCAGTACCGCCCGTTCGGTACTCGAAGCTGACGGCTATGTGGTATATGAATTGCCTTTCGTAGAGATAAGCCGGCGCAAAGCCGACTTGCTGCGCTATGGACCAATGCTGCTACTCAATGGCTGGCGACTCTACCAACTGGCTCAGCACACCGGCGCCAGCATTATCCACCTCAACGACTTTTACAATCTTACGGGCTACGTGGCCCGGCTGCTAAGCTTAGGGCGGCTGCAAGTAATAACGCACGTTCGCTTTCTGCCCCAAAGCTTGGTGCAGCCACTGGCCCGCACCTGGCGCTGGTTAAGTAACCGGTTTGCCTATCGTACTGTATGCGTATCGCAGGCAGTAGGACGATATTTCGCTGGGAGTACTACTGCCCTCGTAATTTATGACCCCTTACCTGGTCCGGAGTATCACCCTATTCCTACTCACCCTCCTCGTTCCGACGGCACAATACAGCTGCTTTATTTGAGTAATTATATTCAGGGTAAAGGTCAAGACTTGGCGCTAGCAGCTTTTAGACAGGCTTATGTCCGAAACCCGCGCCTGCGCCTGCACTTCGTGGGCGGCGATATGGGTCTGGAAAAAAATCGACAGTTTCGGCAGCAGCTCGAAGCGGCTGTGCAACGGCAAGGCCTGACAGCAGTAGTGCATTTTGAAGGTTTTGCTACCGATGTGGAAGCCGCTATCAAAACTGCCGACATTGTGCTCAACTTCTCAGAGTCAGAGTCATTTTCTCTCACTTGCCTCGATGCTCTTTTTTATGGCACCCCGCTAATTGCTACCGACTGCGGCGGCCCGGCCGAACTATTCGAGCACGAGCAGTCAGGACTGTTAGTTCCTAACCGCGACGTATCTGCTATGACTGCGGCCATCGTCTGGCTAGCGGACGATGCGTCTCTGCGAGCGGAGTTTGCCGTAGCTGGGCGGCAATACGTACGGGAAAAATTTGCGCCTATTCACACATACCAGCTTTTGCAAGCATGTTATCAAAATGCAGAATCCGCAGTAATTACATAA
- the rffA gene encoding dTDP-4-amino-4,6-dideoxygalactose transaminase has protein sequence MLPAIPFNKPYLSGPETRYIEEAVRSGKISGDGLFTKRCHQFFEQQLGFQKVLLTTSCTDALEMAAILLDLQPGDEVIVPSYTFVSTPNAFVLRGAKIMFADSTAQNPNLDTALLESLITSRTRAIVPVHYAGIACDMDTIQEVASRHGIAIVEDAAQAIDSYYKGKPLGTLSDLAAFSFHETKNIISGEGGMLAINNTKYAQRAEIIREKGTNRSSFFRGEVDKYGWVDIGSSFLPSDIIAAFLWAQLEHLDDIQTQRKAIWTRYFKAFSALPAQGVALPVIPAYATNNGHMFYLVTRSLAERSALIDHLKQQQILPVFHYLSLHKSPFYAAQHDGRELHWADHYTDCLVRLPLYYELTPELQQRVIDGVLEFYVKR, from the coding sequence ATGCTGCCTGCTATTCCCTTTAACAAGCCTTACCTCTCAGGGCCCGAAACGCGCTATATTGAAGAAGCAGTACGCTCAGGAAAAATATCCGGCGATGGTCTGTTTACAAAACGCTGCCACCAGTTTTTCGAGCAGCAATTAGGCTTCCAGAAGGTCTTGCTAACCACCAGTTGCACCGATGCGCTCGAAATGGCGGCCATCTTGCTAGACTTGCAGCCTGGTGATGAGGTCATCGTACCTTCCTATACGTTTGTGAGTACCCCTAACGCATTTGTGTTGCGTGGGGCCAAGATTATGTTTGCTGATAGCACCGCACAAAATCCAAACCTAGATACGGCTTTGCTCGAAAGCCTGATAACCTCCCGTACCCGCGCCATCGTGCCAGTTCACTACGCAGGCATTGCCTGCGATATGGACACTATCCAAGAGGTAGCCAGCCGACACGGAATAGCTATAGTTGAAGACGCTGCCCAAGCCATTGATAGCTACTATAAAGGCAAGCCGCTTGGCACGCTGAGCGATTTAGCAGCTTTTTCCTTCCATGAGACTAAGAATATCATCTCGGGCGAAGGTGGAATGCTAGCCATAAACAACACGAAATATGCCCAGCGGGCTGAAATTATTCGGGAAAAAGGTACTAATCGTTCCTCTTTCTTTCGGGGTGAGGTAGATAAATACGGGTGGGTAGATATTGGTTCCAGCTTTTTGCCATCCGATATTATCGCGGCTTTTTTATGGGCTCAGCTCGAGCACTTGGATGATATTCAGACCCAACGGAAAGCTATCTGGACCCGGTATTTTAAGGCCTTCAGCGCATTGCCAGCGCAAGGAGTGGCCTTACCTGTAATACCAGCCTATGCTACTAATAATGGGCATATGTTTTACCTCGTAACCCGTAGTCTGGCAGAGCGAAGTGCTTTAATTGACCACTTAAAGCAACAGCAGATACTGCCTGTATTTCACTATTTGTCGCTGCATAAAAGCCCCTTCTATGCGGCGCAGCACGATGGCCGTGAACTCCACTGGGCCGACCATTATACCGACTGCTTAGTGCGGCTTCCGCTTTACTACGAACTCACCCCCGAGTTGCAGCAGCGCGTGATAGACGGGGTGCTCGAATTCTACGTGAAGCGGTAA